GAGTTTGACGGCTGTCGATCTCGTCGGTTTGACCCGGATCGAACTGGTGTTCGCCGTGATCATGGTGGCCGGCGCGGCTGGGCTCGTTCTGGCGCTGGGACTGGCCGACCGGCGGCGCGGCTTCGCCATCCTCTCGGCGCTGGGAGCGAAACCGCGCCAACTCAGTGCTTTTCTTTGGAGTGAAGGGATGCTGATCTTTACCGTCGGAGGCGCAATTGGCGTCGCCGGCGGCTTCGGCATGGCATGGATGCTCGTCAAGCTGCTGACCGGCGTCTTCGATCCCCCTCCCGATCAGCTGTCGATTCCGTGGATCTATATCTTTGTCCTGATCTGTGCTGCTTTCGCCTCAATGGCGGCGGCGGTGATCGGAGCGCAACACGAG
This DNA window, taken from Afipia felis ATCC 53690, encodes the following:
- a CDS encoding FtsX-like permease family protein, with the protein product APKDSFLVANATYIAKVTGSDSAEVVLLRTRGNPAAVAKLAEQVVSSLPGLKVRDIGTTQHLIGSSLTAVDLVGLTRIELVFAVIMVAGAAGLVLALGLADRRRGFAILSALGAKPRQLSAFLWSEGMLIFTVGGAIGVAGGFGMAWMLVKLLTGVFDPPPDQLSIPWIYIFVLICAAFASMAAAVIGAQHE